The following are encoded together in the Dyella terrae genome:
- a CDS encoding c-type cytochrome — protein sequence MKKTIAIVLLVLVLAAAAAAAFVVSGSYDIAADRPHWALTERVVETLRDRSIERHAGGITVPDLDDPQRIRRGAEHYAEMCTSCHLAPGMTQTELREGLYPQPPNLSKHGVHDPAEAFWVIKHGVKLTAMPAWGRSHDDAAIWDMVAFVKQLPTMDQAAFEAMAGREADDGHGDHEHHHHDDPQGEPADHDHDHMDADGHDHDHAH from the coding sequence ATGAAGAAGACCATAGCTATTGTGTTGCTTGTGCTCGTGCTGGCCGCCGCGGCAGCAGCGGCGTTTGTGGTGTCCGGAAGCTACGACATTGCGGCGGATCGACCGCACTGGGCGTTGACTGAGCGTGTCGTCGAGACCTTGCGCGACCGCTCCATCGAGCGTCATGCGGGAGGCATCACGGTGCCTGATCTCGACGATCCGCAGCGCATCCGTCGCGGTGCGGAGCATTACGCGGAAATGTGCACCTCGTGCCATCTCGCACCGGGAATGACGCAAACGGAATTGCGCGAGGGGCTCTATCCGCAGCCGCCAAATCTCTCCAAGCACGGGGTGCACGATCCGGCCGAGGCGTTCTGGGTCATCAAGCACGGTGTGAAACTCACGGCCATGCCGGCCTGGGGGCGCAGTCATGACGATGCGGCCATCTGGGACATGGTGGCTTTCGTCAAGCAGTTGCCCACGATGGATCAGGCCGCGTTCGAAGCGATGGCGGGCAGGGAGGCTGACGACGGACATGGTGATCACGAGCATCACCACCATGACGATCCGCAGGGCGAGCCGGCGGATCACGATCATGACCACATGGATGCCGATGGCCACGACCATGATCACGCGCACTGA
- a CDS encoding copper resistance protein B: MSRSLSLWISACLGVLPVAAFAQSMDMQNMQNMPGMVMPPAADKQAPTHDQHDAAPTKDDAQHAAMDHSGHDMSSMPGMAGTEAKVLPPNDHVPPPPPQSVPHDMTPAQMNAMMQMDDNASLGMFTLDRLERSRSTSGDYATSWEAEGWYGNAINRLWLKTEGERDSSGTQDGRVEALWSHAFASFWDWQLGARHDFGQGPDRQWLAAGVEGLAPYWFETQATFYVGEEGRTALRLETSYDMRFTQRLILTPQVELNFYGKDDPRRGISSGLSNVEAGMRLRYEFSRKFAPYVGVNWTRRFGSFNDMPGVPEVHARETTWVAGVRIWL, translated from the coding sequence ATGAGCCGATCGCTTTCGCTTTGGATTTCCGCATGCCTGGGCGTGTTGCCGGTGGCTGCGTTCGCGCAGAGCATGGATATGCAGAACATGCAGAACATGCCCGGCATGGTGATGCCGCCGGCCGCTGACAAGCAGGCGCCTACGCATGATCAGCATGATGCCGCACCCACGAAGGATGACGCGCAGCACGCCGCCATGGATCACTCTGGCCATGACATGAGCAGCATGCCCGGTATGGCGGGGACAGAGGCAAAAGTCTTGCCCCCGAACGACCACGTGCCACCGCCGCCACCGCAATCCGTTCCACATGACATGACGCCAGCGCAGATGAACGCGATGATGCAGATGGACGACAACGCATCGCTCGGCATGTTCACGCTCGATCGCCTGGAGCGCAGCCGCAGTACCTCCGGTGACTATGCGACCAGCTGGGAAGCCGAAGGCTGGTACGGCAATGCGATCAACCGCCTGTGGCTGAAGACCGAAGGCGAGCGCGACAGCAGCGGCACGCAGGATGGCCGCGTGGAGGCACTGTGGAGTCATGCCTTCGCGAGCTTCTGGGATTGGCAACTGGGTGCGCGGCACGACTTCGGACAAGGGCCTGACCGCCAGTGGCTTGCTGCCGGCGTGGAAGGTCTTGCGCCTTACTGGTTCGAAACACAGGCGACGTTCTACGTCGGTGAGGAAGGGCGCACCGCGCTGCGGCTGGAAACCAGCTACGACATGCGGTTCACGCAGCGATTGATCCTGACGCCACAGGTGGAGCTGAACTTCTACGGCAAGGACGATCCGCGACGCGGCATCTCGTCCGGCCTGTCGAACGTGGAGGCGGGGATGCGCCTGCGTTACGAGTTCAGCCGCAAGTTTGCGCCGTACGTGGGCGTGAACTGGACGCGTCGCTTCGGCAGTTTCAACGACATGCCCGGTGTGCCGGAAGTGCACGCACGGGAAACGACCTGGGTCGCTGGTGTGCGTATCTGGCTTTGA
- a CDS encoding copper resistance system multicopper oxidase, producing the protein MNKQEPHGFQLPRRRFVQGLVLGGVAAGLGLWRGNALAQAAGPRAELSGNRIDLEIGELPVDFTGRQRMATVVNGQLPAPLLRWRQGETVTLRVRNRLNVASSIHWHGIVLPADMDGVPGLSFDGIPAGGEYTYQFTVNQSGTYWYHSHSRFQEQTGLYGPIVIGPREGERYPTDRDYVVMLNDWTDLDPETIYANLKKQSGYYNYGKRTVGDFMRDAGNEGVSKALADRRMWNQMRMDPTDLADVSSVAYTHLVNGCTPAGNWTGLFNAGEKIRLRFINGSSMTFFDVRIPGLKMTVVAADGQAIEPVTVEEFRIGTAETYDVIVQPSTDRAWTIFAQSMDRTGYARATLAPHAGMVADVPTLDRRPLLSMGDMMGTMDHAAMGHDMSGMDMMAMPGMAMSMSHHDTPTEPLRTGPEVDMRVPTPRTNLDDPGVGLRDNGRRVLTYADLHAVDAPISPNVDRELTLRLTGNMERYLWSFDGKRYSRAEPLRLRHGEHVRIVLVNDTMMTHPIHLHGMWSELESPNGDFQARKHTVMVQPAQQVAYRVSADALGRWAYHCHLLYHMEAGMFREVVVA; encoded by the coding sequence ATGAACAAGCAGGAACCGCACGGCTTTCAGCTGCCGCGTCGGCGTTTCGTACAAGGATTGGTGCTGGGTGGCGTGGCTGCCGGGCTGGGGTTGTGGCGCGGTAATGCACTGGCGCAGGCGGCTGGGCCGCGTGCGGAGTTGAGCGGTAACCGTATCGATCTGGAGATTGGTGAGCTGCCGGTCGATTTCACGGGGCGTCAGCGCATGGCCACCGTAGTGAACGGCCAATTGCCGGCGCCGCTGCTGCGTTGGCGGCAGGGCGAGACGGTGACACTGCGTGTGCGCAACCGGCTCAACGTGGCCAGCTCCATCCATTGGCACGGCATCGTGTTGCCGGCGGATATGGATGGCGTGCCAGGCTTGAGTTTCGATGGTATTCCGGCGGGTGGTGAATACACCTACCAGTTCACCGTGAACCAGTCGGGCACCTATTGGTACCACAGTCATTCGCGTTTCCAGGAACAGACCGGCTTGTACGGCCCGATCGTGATTGGGCCGCGCGAGGGCGAGCGCTATCCGACGGATCGCGACTACGTCGTGATGCTCAATGACTGGACCGATCTCGATCCGGAAACCATCTACGCCAATCTGAAGAAGCAGAGCGGCTACTACAACTATGGCAAGCGCACGGTGGGTGATTTCATGCGCGATGCCGGGAACGAAGGCGTTTCCAAGGCTCTCGCCGATCGGCGCATGTGGAACCAGATGCGCATGGATCCTACCGATCTGGCGGATGTTTCTTCCGTGGCCTATACGCACCTGGTGAACGGTTGTACGCCGGCCGGCAACTGGACGGGCCTGTTCAATGCGGGTGAAAAGATCCGCCTGCGTTTCATCAATGGCTCGTCGATGACCTTCTTCGATGTGCGCATTCCCGGCCTCAAAATGACCGTGGTCGCGGCGGACGGGCAAGCTATCGAGCCGGTGACCGTGGAGGAGTTCCGCATCGGCACGGCCGAGACGTATGACGTGATCGTGCAACCGTCGACGGATCGCGCATGGACCATCTTTGCGCAGAGCATGGATCGCACCGGCTATGCGCGGGCCACGCTGGCGCCGCACGCCGGCATGGTGGCGGACGTACCAACGCTGGATCGCCGGCCCTTGCTCAGCATGGGCGACATGATGGGCACGATGGATCACGCCGCGATGGGACACGACATGTCCGGCATGGACATGATGGCGATGCCAGGCATGGCCATGTCGATGTCGCATCACGACACGCCGACCGAACCCTTGAGGACGGGGCCTGAAGTGGACATGCGCGTGCCTACGCCACGCACCAATCTCGACGATCCGGGCGTCGGCTTGCGCGACAACGGGCGCCGCGTACTTACCTATGCGGACCTGCATGCCGTCGATGCGCCTATTTCGCCTAACGTGGACCGCGAACTCACGCTGCGGCTCACCGGCAATATGGAGCGCTATCTCTGGTCGTTCGATGGCAAGCGCTATTCGCGCGCTGAACCGCTGCGCCTACGCCATGGCGAACACGTGCGCATCGTGTTGGTGAACGACACGATGATGACGCACCCCATCCACCTGCATGGCATGTGGAGCGAGCTCGAATCGCCCAATGGTGACTTCCAGGCGCGCAAGCACACGGTGATGGTGCAACCAGCGCAGCAAGTGGCCTATCGCGTGAGCGCGGACGCGCTTGGGCGCTGGGCCTATCACTGCCATCTGCTTTACCACATGGAGGCGGGCATGTTCCGCGAGGTGGTGGTGGCATGA
- a CDS encoding 23S rRNA (adenine(2030)-N(6))-methyltransferase RlmJ yields the protein MNYRHAYHAGNFADVLKHTVLLALIEALQAKPTPFAFVDTHAGSGCYALDSVEAGKTGEYKDGITRLLFPDMHGSHGKTEPLPPLLRRWLDAILRVPGNESGLKLYPGSPLQVANAMRANDSAQLCELHPEEATRLRDLFHHDHRVHVHQRNGYEALKALLPPKEKRGLVLIDPPYEAQEAEYRVIERALKGALQRWPTGVYAVWYPIKLRSQVQPFHRWLQHCGVRRVLRAELLVHPDDSPLRLNGSGMVILNAPWKLDEVLRDALRAMAPLLSQEHPAKWRLDWLLEDSAG from the coding sequence ATGAACTATCGTCACGCCTACCACGCCGGCAACTTCGCCGATGTCCTCAAGCACACCGTGCTGCTCGCGCTAATCGAGGCATTGCAGGCGAAGCCCACCCCGTTCGCCTTCGTCGACACGCACGCCGGCAGCGGTTGCTATGCGCTCGACAGCGTCGAGGCCGGTAAGACGGGCGAATACAAGGATGGCATTACGCGCCTGCTGTTCCCCGATATGCATGGCAGCCATGGCAAGACGGAGCCCCTGCCTCCGCTGCTGCGGCGCTGGCTCGACGCCATCCTGCGCGTGCCGGGTAACGAGAGTGGCCTGAAGCTTTACCCCGGTTCACCGCTGCAGGTGGCAAATGCCATGCGCGCCAACGACAGCGCGCAGCTGTGCGAATTGCATCCGGAAGAAGCCACGCGCCTGCGCGATCTGTTTCATCACGATCATCGCGTGCACGTGCACCAGCGCAACGGCTACGAGGCACTGAAGGCGCTGCTGCCGCCGAAGGAGAAGCGCGGTCTCGTGCTGATCGATCCGCCCTATGAAGCACAGGAAGCCGAGTACCGCGTGATCGAGCGGGCACTGAAAGGCGCTCTGCAGCGCTGGCCCACCGGTGTCTACGCCGTGTGGTATCCGATCAAGTTGCGCAGCCAGGTGCAACCGTTTCATCGCTGGCTGCAGCATTGCGGCGTGCGCCGGGTGCTGCGGGCTGAGTTGCTGGTGCATCCGGATGACTCGCCGCTGCGCCTCAATGGTTCGGGCATGGTGATTCTCAATGCGCCGTGGAAGCTGGACGAGGTACTGCGTGATGCCCTGCGCGCGATGGCACCGCTGCTGTCGCAGGAACATCCCGCGAAGTGGCGACTCGACTGGCTATTGGAAGATAGCGCCGGCTGA